A genomic region of Zea mays cultivar B73 chromosome 6, Zm-B73-REFERENCE-NAM-5.0, whole genome shotgun sequence contains the following coding sequences:
- the LOC103629597 gene encoding protein ENHANCED DISEASE RESISTANCE 2 — MCPTKPGRPAQAAAGSGEKSWREQAVAASSLRPVDLDRGTNGWASPPGDLFHLRARGYFSCGGGKRGKAPSAAEWLLRPAGVDWLRSHARLDHVLARHDNRVAAAFRRARLRNDPTAHFLLAVNLQVPGRPDAYSAVFYFAAEAPIAPDSLLGRFVQGDDAYRNARFKIANRIVNGPWLLRATVGNYAACLLGRALTCRYHRGVDYLEIDVDIGSSAIASAILHLALGAVTSVTIDMGFLVESQSEEELPERLFGAVRIARMEMGAARYVELPPNEAMPETVCSGRAGAGFRVSSGKVVNHSRQQDRAGGKVGRSMSCPERERGGK; from the exons ATGTGCCCGACGAAGCCCGGTCGCCCTGCCCAGGCGGCCGCCGGCTCCGGCGAGAAGAGCTGGCGGGAGCAGGCCGTGGCCGCCAGCTCGCTGCGGCCGGTCGACCTGGACCGGGGCACCAACGGCTGGGCCTCGCCGCCGGGGGACCTCTTCCACCTGCGCGCGCGCGGCTACTTCTCCTGCGGCGGCGGGAAGCGCGGCAAGGCGCCGTCCGCCGCGGAGTGGCTGCTCCGCCCCGCCGGCGTCGACTGGCTCCGCTCTCACGCGCGCCTCGACCACGTGCTCGCCCGCCATGACAACCGCGTCGCCGCCGCATTCCGCCGCGCGCGCCTCAGGAACGACCCCACCGCGCACTTCCTCCTCGCCGTCAATCTCCAG GTGCCGGGCCGGCCGGACGCGTACAGCGCGGTGTTCTACTTCGCGGCGGAGGCACCCATCGCGCCGGACTCGCTGCTCGGGCGCTTCGTCCAGGGCGACGACGCGTACCGCAACGCGCGCTTCAAGATCGCCAACCGCATCGTCAACGGCCCCTGGCTCTTGCGCGCCACCGTCGGCAACTACGCGGCCTGCCTGCTCGGGCGCGCGCTCACGTGCCGCTACCACAGGGGCGTCGACTACCTGGAGATCGACGTGGACATCGGCAGCTCGGCGATCGCCAGCGCCATCCTGCACCTCGCGCTCGGCGCCGTCACGTCGGTCACCATCGACATGGGGTTCCTCGTCGAGTCCCAGTCCGAGGAGGAGCTGCCCGAGAGGCTGTTCGGCGCCGTGCGCATCGCGCGGATGGAGATGGGCGCGGCCAGGTACGTGGAGCTGCCTCCTAATGAGGCCATGCCTGAGACGGTCTGCAGCGGCAGGGCCGGGGCCGGTTTCAGGGTAAGCTCCGGGAAGGTGGTCAACCATAGCCGCCAACAAGACCGTGCCGGCGGTAAGGTGGGCAGGTCGATGAGTTGCCCGGAGCGAGAGCGCGGAG GGAAATAG